The window TTTTGCTGATCAGCGTGATCCTGGGCGCGTTGCTGTTTACGCAGTTCAGCGCGCGCAACGAGATCGACTACTCATTCTTTTGGGATCAACTGGATAAGGGCAACGTCGCTGAACTGCAAATTCGCGGCAACGTGCTAGTCGGCAAGTTCAAGGCGCCCCCGGCGAATCCGAACCCGGAAAAACCGACCAAGATCGGCGAAGCGCCGGCCGTGTTGCCGGAAGTCTTCGAGGTCACGACGTACATCACGGCGCTCGAGGTGCTGGAGAAAAAGCTGAACGAGAAGGGCGTGCCGTACCGGTATGTGACGCCGACGAACGACAACACGACGTTCATGCTGTTTTCGATCGCGCTCACGATCTTGCTCGTCGGCGGCTTCTGGTTTCTGCTCCGCAAAACGCGCGATCAGATCGTGGGGGGCGGCATTCTCTCGGGATTCTCCAAGAGCCCCGCACGGCGCTATGAAGAAGGCAAGCAGCGCACCACCTTCGAGGACGTCGCCGGCCTGGAAGGCGTGAAAAACGACCTGCAGGAGCTGGTCGAGTTCCTGAAGAACCCGGCGAAGTTTCAACGACTCGGGGCGCGCATCCCCAAGGGCACGCTCCTGATGGGCCCGCCGGGTACTGGCAAGACGTTGCTCGCCAAGGCGGTGGCTGGCGAGGCGGGCGTGCCGTTCTTCGCCATCAACGGTTCGGAGTTCATCCAGATGTTCGTGGGCGTCGGCGCCAGCCGGGTCCGCGATATGTTCAAGACTGCCAAGGACGCCGCGCCGTGTATCTTGTTCATCGACGAAATCGACGCCGTCGGCCGTGTTCGCGGCGCCGGGCTGGGCGGCGGGCATGACGAGCGCGAACAAACGCTCAACCAAATCCTCAGCGAGATGGACGGCTTCACGCCGACCGAAACGGTGATCGTCGTCGCGGCCACCAATCGCCCGGACGTGCTCGACCCGGCGCTGTTACGTCCCGGTCGATTTGATCGCCACATCACGGTCGATCGCCCAACGCTCAAAGGGCGCATCGCGCTGTTTAAGGTTCACTCGCGCGAAGTGCCGCTCGCCGACGACGTCGATCTCCAACGCCTGGGCGCCGGCACCGTCGGCATGACGGGCGCCGATATTCGCAATCTCGTCAACGAAGCCGCACTCTGGGCCACTCGGCAAGACAAGGCCCACGTCGAGATGGAGGATTTCGAGTACGCCCGCGACAAAGTCATGATGGGCTCGACGCGCGAGGACATTCTGTCCGGCAAGGAAAAGCTGATGACCGCCTATCACGAGGCGGGACACGCATTGCTGGCCTGGATCATCCCCGGCGCGGATCGCGTGCATAAAGTCACCGTCGTGCCCCGTGGTCGCGCACTGGGCGTGACGCAACTCTTGCCGGAAGAAGATCGTTACAACATCGGCGAACGCGAACTGCACGCGCGCCTCTCGTTCATGATGGGCGGCCGCGCGGCGGAGAAGCTGGTCTTTGACGAATACAGCGCCGGCGCGGAAGACGACCTCAAGCGCGCCACGCAAATGGCCCGCCGCATGGTCACGCACTGGGGCATGAGCGAACGCCTCGGCCCGGTGGCTTATCGCTCCAGCGAAGAAAACCCGTTCCTCGGCAAGGAATTCCATGAGCAACGGGAATTTAGCGAGCAAACGGCGCACACCATCGACGAAGAAGTCGCCCGGTTTCTACACCAGGCCGCCGATCGCGCCAAAAGCGTGCTGGAAGAACACCGCGACAAACTCGATCGCATCGCACTCGAACTGGAACGGCGCGAAATCCTCCTCGACACGGACATCGAAGCCCTCATCGGCCCGCCCTTACGGCCGGACGCGGATGAAAAGCATGGGGCGCACGTAAACGGGGCGCTGGCGGCGGCGAAGCAGCGTGGGGATGGGACTTAGGTGTACCCGCTGTTCCTGACGCACGAGATTGCCTGCGCCGTCACCGCCACTTCTTTTATTTCTTGGCTTTATGGCTCGGAACGCAAGAGTTGACGATCGAACAGGCTCCAATACGCTTCGTAGCGAAAGTGGCGGTTTCTTTTGCGGCCGGTGATCTCGGACAGGACGCCAAGTTCGACCATCTCATCAATTAGGTTCGAAGCGGTAAGGTACGAACAGTTCAAGTGTTCTTCCGCCATGCGCACCGACACGATCGGCTGTCGAAACAGATAGTCCAGTAGCCGTGTGCCGAATGCGCTTGATCGCTGTTTTTGGCCGATGAGATTGCGATGCTTTTCCCGAAGGTCCAGGATTTCTCTTGAAGTCTCAGTAGCCCCTTGGCTCACCTCAAAAACGCCTTGCAGAAAGAATTTCAGCCATCCTTCCCAATCGCCGCCGTTGCGAATTGCCGTAAGACGGTCATAGTACTCGGCTCTGCGGGCTTTGAAGTAATAGCTCAAATACGACAGCGGCAGCCGAAGTACTTCACGCTCGCACAGCAATAGCGTGATCAGCAAGCGACCTACGCGACCGTTCCCGTCGAGAAACGGATGAATGGTCTCGAATTGGGCGTGCATCAGTCCGCAATGCAGCAGGATGGGCAACGACGATTCGTTTCGCAGGAAGCCTTCGAAGGCATGCAGGGCCGCTGTCATTTCCGCGGGCGGCGGCGGAACGAAATCCGCGTCCTTTAGCAAGCAGCCAGCGGGTCCGATCCAGTTTTGACTGGTGCGAAACTCGCCTGGACTGCGTTCGGAACCACGTACGCCGGCCAATAGCTTTCCGTGAATCTCGCGCACTAGCCGGAGTGACAAAGGCAGTGTTGCGAGACGACCAAGACCGTAGTTCATCGCCCCGACATAATTCACAACCTCCTCAATGTCCTTCGGTCGTTCGCGGTTGCTGTCGTCGATGTCGAATTCAACGACGTCCTCCAGCGTGCTCTGGGTTCCTTCAATTTGGGAGCTCAATACTGCTTCATGTCGCACGTACATTGCCACGAAAAGGTCCGCATTCGGGAGCACCGAAGCGACGCCGTCCAACCGGCCGAGAGCTCGGTCTGTCTGGGACAGCAGGCGTTGCAATGACTCGTCGAGGACAACGGCTGGAGAAGGCGGCAAATCCGCAGGGATAAAGGCTCTATATCCCGTAGGCTGAAGTGCGAGACGGCCGGCGCGCATTTGGCTTACCCTCCGTAAATACGGGTTGGCGGCGTTGTTTCAGGCGCCTGAAACAGTACCATACATCCGCCGTTGTTATTTTAGAATCGACCGCATTTATTAAATAGCAGGACGAGCCATCGCCCGTCGCATCGCCTGTGGGAAGGGGCAGCTAACCGCGGCTAGGCCGCGGCACAACCGGATATAACCCTACACCAAATAAAGAGTTGCGGTGGGACGGCAAGCAACTTTAATCGCACCGAACCTCGTCCCCAGGCCCCTTGTCCGCAGGCCGTTGCCCAAGTTATCATGCTCGATTCTTTCGTTGCCGCTGGAGTGCTTGCGTGAAGCGTCATGTCTTATCCGCCGTCGTCCAAAATGTGCCGGGCGTCCTGGCGCATGTGTCCGGGATGCTGGCCTCGCGCGGGTACAACATCCAGAGTTTGGCCGTCGGCGAGACGGAGGACGCCAACCTCTCGCGGATGACCTTCGTGGTCAAAGCCAGCGACGAGCAACTGGAACAGGTCCGCAAGCAGCTCGAGAAAATCGTCACCGTCGTCCACGTGGACGACATCAGTTCGCAGGACTACGTCGAGCGCGACCTGATGCTGCTCAAGGTCAAAGCCCCGGCCGGCGGAGGCCGCAGCGAAGTCCGCGAATTGGCCGGCATTTTCCGCGGCCGCATCGTCGACGTCGGGCAGGACGCCGTGATGGTCGAAATCTCCGGCCAGGAACGCAAGATCGAAGCCTTCATCGACCTGATGCGACCCTTCGGCATCCTGGAAGTGGTCCGCACCGGCCGTATCGCCATGGTCCGCAGCCGCGAAGCCAACGGCGAGAAAGAGTCCAACGACTCGTAATTGGCCCCATTCATCGTTCATCATTCTGCATTTGAACCTAACACGACGCCGCTTGAAGCGATCGCGTCGCACACGAGAAAGCCGCCATGCCCGCCACGATTTACTACGACAAAGACGCTGATCTCGCCGTGCTCAAAGGGAAGACCATTTCCATCGTCGGATATGGTTCCCAAGGGCACGCCCACGCTCAAAACCTGCGCGACAGCGGACTGACCGTCGTCGTCGGGCAGCGCCCCGGCGGGCCGAACTACGATCTCGCGGTGAGCCACGGCTTCAAGCCGGTTTCGGCCGAGGAAGCGACCGAGAAGGGCGACCTCGTCAACATTCTCGTTCCCGACGAGTTGCAAGGCGACCTGTACCGTGCGTCGATCCGCCCCAAGCTCAAGCCGGGCAAAGTGCTGATGTGCTCGCACGGATTTAACATCCACTTCGGCCAGGTCGAACCGCCCCCGGGCGTCGACGCGTTGCTGGTCGCTCCCAAGGGCCCCGGTCACCTGGTGCGGAGCGAGTTCGAAAAGGGAGGCGGCGTCCCGTGCTTGATCGCCCTCAGCCCCGGCGCCAGCGATGAAACCCGCCGCATGGGCCTGGCCTACGCCAAGGGCATCGGCGGCACGCGCGGCGGCGTGATTGAAACCAGCTTCGCCGAGGAAACCGAAACCGATCTCTTCGGTGAGCAAGTCGTCCTCTGCGGCGGCGTCAGCGCCTTGGTGAAGGCCGGCTATGAAACGCTGGTCGAAGCCGGCTACCAGCCCGAAATGGCCTATTTCGAGTGTATGCACGAATTGAAGTTGATCGTCGACCTGTTCTACCAGGGCGGCCTCAACTACATGCGCTACAGCGTCTCGAACACCGCCGAGTATGGCGACTACACCCGCGGCCCGCGGATCATCACCGACCAGACCAAGGCGGAGATGAAGAAGATTCTCAAGGAAATCCAAAACGGCGAATTCGCCCGCGACTGGATGCTGGAAAACAAAGCCAACGCGCCGTCCTTCAAGGCCACCCGTCGCCGCGAACGCGAACATCCGATCGAAGTCGTCGGCAAGCAACTGCGCCGGCTGATGACTTGGATCAAGTCGAAGGAAGTTTGAGGCGGAGTTTGAAGTTTTCAGTGTTCAGTTTTCAGTAGGTGAAGTAAGCAAGCAGATGCTACTTCACCTACTCCACCTACTAACTCCTCCACCCACTTCCCCATGACCCTCATTCCCACGACACGCGAGGAGATCAACGAGCTCCAGCCCGGCGATCGGGTCGAGGTGACGCATGTCGTCAAGGTGGGAATGAAAAGCTGGGAAACGCAGACCGTTGGCACGGTGGAACGCTTCGAGCGCCGCCGCCATGGGCTGCACTATCGCCGCAACCTCGACGACAAGGTTTACAGCGATTTGATCGTCCTGAAACTCGCCGACGGGTCGCTGACCACCGTCACGCTGGACGAATACTCGTCGCTCCGCAAGCTGTAGCTTCGTCTGAAACCAACCTCTCTGAGGTCGGTGGAGTGGGCGTCGATTGCCGATCCGCCACTCAGTCACAGTAGGCGAGCGAAGCCGCACACTCGACTACTTCTTCGGTTGCCCTTGCTCGTTGAGATGCTCGGCGATCCAGGCTTCGAGCTCGGCCCAATCCACTTCGGGATACTTCGAGCGGTCGGGCCGCAGCGCCACCGCGTCGCGCACGTAAACGTGCATGATCTCCTCGGCGCGCTTCTCCGTATTCCAGTGCAACAGGATGCGGATGCAGCGCCGCAGCGAGCCCGGCACATCGAGCTCATGCGTGCAAAGCAGCGCCACGTCGTACCAGCCGAGCTGACGCGCCGCGAGCGCGGGGAACTCCGCGTTTAGATCGGTGGTCGTGCTGAAGATGGCGCTCGCCACGTCGCCGGCCTCGATGTCGTTGCGGCGGATCATCAGCGCCAGCAGCTCCCGCGTCGCCTTAAGGACTTCCTCGCGACTATTCTCCGGCACCGTAGTGGCCCCGCGCACGCCCCGGCAACGCATCGACTCGCACTCCCGCCGCAAATAATTTTGGAACGGCT of the Planctomycetia bacterium genome contains:
- the ftsH gene encoding ATP-dependent zinc metalloprotease FtsH, producing the protein MENQRPENPTRPPADGPRMPSLLARAIPFLLISVILGALLFTQFSARNEIDYSFFWDQLDKGNVAELQIRGNVLVGKFKAPPANPNPEKPTKIGEAPAVLPEVFEVTTYITALEVLEKKLNEKGVPYRYVTPTNDNTTFMLFSIALTILLVGGFWFLLRKTRDQIVGGGILSGFSKSPARRYEEGKQRTTFEDVAGLEGVKNDLQELVEFLKNPAKFQRLGARIPKGTLLMGPPGTGKTLLAKAVAGEAGVPFFAINGSEFIQMFVGVGASRVRDMFKTAKDAAPCILFIDEIDAVGRVRGAGLGGGHDEREQTLNQILSEMDGFTPTETVIVVAATNRPDVLDPALLRPGRFDRHITVDRPTLKGRIALFKVHSREVPLADDVDLQRLGAGTVGMTGADIRNLVNEAALWATRQDKAHVEMEDFEYARDKVMMGSTREDILSGKEKLMTAYHEAGHALLAWIIPGADRVHKVTVVPRGRALGVTQLLPEEDRYNIGERELHARLSFMMGGRAAEKLVFDEYSAGAEDDLKRATQMARRMVTHWGMSERLGPVAYRSSEENPFLGKEFHEQREFSEQTAHTIDEEVARFLHQAADRAKSVLEEHRDKLDRIALELERREILLDTDIEALIGPPLRPDADEKHGAHVNGALAAAKQRGDGT
- a CDS encoding Fic family protein is translated as MRAGRLALQPTGYRAFIPADLPPSPAVVLDESLQRLLSQTDRALGRLDGVASVLPNADLFVAMYVRHEAVLSSQIEGTQSTLEDVVEFDIDDSNRERPKDIEEVVNYVGAMNYGLGRLATLPLSLRLVREIHGKLLAGVRGSERSPGEFRTSQNWIGPAGCLLKDADFVPPPPAEMTAALHAFEGFLRNESSLPILLHCGLMHAQFETIHPFLDGNGRVGRLLITLLLCEREVLRLPLSYLSYYFKARRAEYYDRLTAIRNGGDWEGWLKFFLQGVFEVSQGATETSREILDLREKHRNLIGQKQRSSAFGTRLLDYLFRQPIVSVRMAEEHLNCSYLTASNLIDEMVELGVLSEITGRKRNRHFRYEAYWSLFDRQLLRSEP
- the ilvN gene encoding acetolactate synthase small subunit, which produces MKRHVLSAVVQNVPGVLAHVSGMLASRGYNIQSLAVGETEDANLSRMTFVVKASDEQLEQVRKQLEKIVTVVHVDDISSQDYVERDLMLLKVKAPAGGGRSEVRELAGIFRGRIVDVGQDAVMVEISGQERKIEAFIDLMRPFGILEVVRTGRIAMVRSREANGEKESNDS
- the ilvC gene encoding ketol-acid reductoisomerase; its protein translation is MPATIYYDKDADLAVLKGKTISIVGYGSQGHAHAQNLRDSGLTVVVGQRPGGPNYDLAVSHGFKPVSAEEATEKGDLVNILVPDELQGDLYRASIRPKLKPGKVLMCSHGFNIHFGQVEPPPGVDALLVAPKGPGHLVRSEFEKGGGVPCLIALSPGASDETRRMGLAYAKGIGGTRGGVIETSFAEETETDLFGEQVVLCGGVSALVKAGYETLVEAGYQPEMAYFECMHELKLIVDLFYQGGLNYMRYSVSNTAEYGDYTRGPRIITDQTKAEMKKILKEIQNGEFARDWMLENKANAPSFKATRRREREHPIEVVGKQLRRLMTWIKSKEV
- the aroH gene encoding chorismate mutase; its protein translation is MRCRGVRGATTVPENSREEVLKATRELLALMIRRNDIEAGDVASAIFSTTTDLNAEFPALAARQLGWYDVALLCTHELDVPGSLRRCIRILLHWNTEKRAEEIMHVYVRDAVALRPDRSKYPEVDWAELEAWIAEHLNEQGQPKK